In one window of Maribacter sp. BPC-D8 DNA:
- a CDS encoding DUF2723 domain-containing protein, which yields MFSKNYHKWDTILGWSVFFIALITYYITVEPTNSFWDAGEYIATAAKLQVGHPPGAPLLQMIGAFFAMFALEPSQVAMMVNLVSGVSSAFTILFMFWTITNITRKLIDNDGPLTNSKAIAVFGSALVGSLAFTYSDSFWFNAVETEVYAMASFIMALLLWMGLKWVDNLDDPRGNKWIVLISFVVGLTFGIQFMGFLAIPSIGLLYYFKTYKETTVKNFLLANIIVIAILMLVYKFSLTYILQLFGWGEVFFINSIGLPFNSGSIIIGLLFIAAFYFALNYTRKNNYRTGNTIVLCMMFLFLGFSSWLMLPIRANAKVVINENNPEDARALLAYYNREQYPGVDSPVYGTYYSDMFAPAGEDQDGKPKYEKDYALGKYIIVNKYVDAVQGPNPKHQGLLPRMWSSQNAENYMRYFGALDFKITQPNLELRQAAKQIKIGFANGDIGADQYISFLKRFDEYIEVQPPTVWDNVKYMVEFQFNYMYLRYFMWNFVGKQNDVQGRYNENGNWLSGINAIDSMRLGSQDNLPSDIQNNPGRNTYFFLPLILGIIGIVFQVSKDKKQFWVLLIFFLFTGLAIQFYTNPGIFQPRERDYSLVGSFYVFALWIGLGVYGLYDSFKDWITPKILAPVVVVVTLLAVPTVMAVQNWDDHDRSGRFTANSSAKAYLDSCQEDVGAILFTIGDNDTFPIWYAQEIENYRTDVRIVCTSLFETDWYVDQMKVAAYESAPIPSQITHEKYRLGSRDVLYHQGITENRWPIKDFINWIDSDKPRTKLKYLFEQNGADLSQYSEDTQNMVYYPTNKIRVPVNKQNVLSSGLVKEKDADLIVEYIDIDLPGAITKKSMMMLDILANNDWKRPLYFSGGSFDDAEYLWMKDYLQLDGLAYKLVPIRTERPNAFELGRIDTDLMYDIVTGWDWGNAGGDIYHDTQTRIQSVSFRGNLARLTEALIKENKMDRAKDIIEISLTNMPVDKFGYYTLIEPFIDGYYKVGEGDKARALFEKLKKKYQERLEYYASTSLDEQYSNIDDIIADMEAYRRNIDIIITNDNEDMAEKETLIFNEYIDKFQHFYKDEDDMDMREEMQQPNPDMMDTVPVSDTILPDNTKTEIIE from the coding sequence ATGTTTTCAAAGAACTACCACAAGTGGGACACTATATTAGGATGGTCCGTATTTTTCATAGCACTTATTACATACTACATTACCGTAGAACCCACTAACAGTTTTTGGGATGCGGGCGAGTATATAGCAACTGCTGCTAAGCTTCAAGTGGGTCACCCACCAGGAGCTCCTTTACTACAAATGATAGGTGCATTCTTTGCCATGTTCGCTTTAGAACCTAGCCAAGTTGCAATGATGGTCAACCTAGTGTCTGGTGTTTCAAGTGCTTTTACCATTTTATTCATGTTCTGGACGATTACAAATATCACCAGAAAACTAATCGATAATGACGGTCCGTTAACTAACAGTAAAGCAATTGCCGTATTTGGTAGTGCTTTAGTTGGATCTCTCGCATTTACTTACTCTGATAGTTTTTGGTTTAATGCCGTAGAAACTGAAGTGTACGCCATGGCAAGTTTTATAATGGCCTTATTACTATGGATGGGTTTAAAATGGGTCGATAATCTAGATGATCCGCGAGGTAACAAATGGATCGTATTAATCTCTTTCGTGGTAGGTCTTACTTTCGGTATACAATTTATGGGCTTTTTGGCAATACCATCAATTGGGCTACTTTATTATTTTAAAACCTACAAAGAGACTACTGTAAAGAACTTTTTACTGGCAAACATTATAGTTATTGCCATTTTAATGTTGGTCTATAAATTTTCTCTTACTTATATTCTTCAACTTTTCGGTTGGGGAGAAGTGTTCTTCATTAATAGTATTGGACTACCATTTAACTCTGGATCTATTATTATTGGTTTACTATTCATAGCAGCTTTTTACTTTGCTCTAAACTATACACGAAAAAATAATTACAGAACAGGGAACACTATTGTTCTTTGTATGATGTTTTTATTCTTAGGCTTTTCATCTTGGTTAATGTTACCGATTAGAGCAAATGCCAAGGTTGTTATCAATGAGAACAATCCAGAAGATGCACGAGCACTTTTAGCATATTACAATAGAGAGCAGTACCCAGGTGTTGATAGCCCTGTTTACGGTACCTATTATTCAGACATGTTTGCACCTGCGGGTGAAGATCAAGACGGCAAACCAAAGTATGAGAAAGATTATGCGCTTGGCAAATATATTATTGTAAACAAATATGTAGATGCTGTTCAAGGTCCTAATCCAAAACACCAAGGCCTGCTACCTAGAATGTGGAGCTCACAAAATGCAGAAAACTACATGCGCTACTTTGGGGCATTAGATTTCAAAATCACCCAGCCAAATCTAGAATTAAGACAAGCAGCAAAACAAATTAAAATAGGTTTTGCAAATGGTGACATCGGCGCTGACCAATACATTAGCTTTTTAAAGCGTTTTGATGAGTACATAGAAGTACAGCCACCAACCGTTTGGGACAATGTAAAGTATATGGTAGAATTTCAATTCAACTATATGTACTTGCGTTATTTCATGTGGAATTTTGTTGGAAAACAAAATGATGTTCAAGGTCGTTACAATGAAAATGGTAACTGGTTAAGTGGTATAAATGCGATTGACAGCATGCGATTAGGCAGTCAAGATAACCTACCTAGCGATATACAAAACAACCCAGGCAGAAATACCTATTTCTTTTTGCCTTTAATTTTAGGAATTATCGGTATTGTTTTTCAGGTCTCAAAAGACAAAAAGCAATTTTGGGTATTGCTCATATTCTTCCTATTTACTGGTTTGGCTATTCAATTTTACACCAACCCAGGTATTTTTCAACCTCGTGAACGAGATTATTCATTAGTAGGGTCATTCTATGTTTTTGCCCTTTGGATAGGTTTAGGAGTATACGGACTTTATGATAGTTTTAAAGATTGGATTACGCCTAAAATATTAGCACCTGTAGTAGTTGTCGTCACTTTACTTGCTGTACCAACAGTAATGGCTGTACAAAACTGGGATGACCATGATAGATCGGGCAGATTCACTGCAAATTCATCTGCAAAAGCATATTTAGATTCATGTCAAGAAGATGTTGGCGCTATATTATTCACCATCGGAGATAACGACACCTTCCCTATTTGGTATGCACAAGAAATTGAGAACTATAGAACCGACGTACGTATTGTCTGTACCAGTCTTTTTGAAACAGATTGGTATGTAGATCAAATGAAGGTTGCTGCATATGAAAGCGCACCAATACCTTCTCAAATTACACACGAGAAATATAGATTAGGATCACGAGATGTCTTATACCACCAAGGTATTACAGAAAACAGATGGCCAATTAAAGATTTCATCAACTGGATCGATAGTGACAAACCTAGAACAAAACTTAAATATTTATTTGAACAAAACGGAGCAGACCTAAGTCAGTATTCTGAAGATACTCAAAACATGGTCTACTACCCTACCAATAAAATTAGGGTTCCTGTAAACAAACAAAATGTATTGAGCAGCGGCTTGGTTAAAGAAAAAGATGCCGACCTTATTGTAGAATATATTGATATTGACCTACCAGGCGCAATAACGAAGAAGAGCATGATGATGCTAGATATCTTAGCGAACAATGACTGGAAACGACCTTTATACTTCTCTGGAGGTAGTTTTGACGATGCTGAATACCTTTGGATGAAAGATTACCTTCAACTAGATGGCTTAGCATATAAACTAGTACCTATTCGTACAGAAAGACCTAACGCATTTGAACTTGGTCGTATCGATACAGACCTAATGTATGATATCGTTACCGGATGGGATTGGGGCAATGCAGGTGGTGACATTTACCATGATACTCAAACACGTATTCAAAGTGTTTCTTTTAGAGGAAACTTGGCTCGTTTGACAGAGGCGTTGATCAAAGAAAACAAAATGGACAGGGCTAAAGATATTATCGAAATATCGTTAACCAATATGCCAGTTGACAAATTTGGGTATTACACATTAATAGAACCTTTTATAGACGGTTACTATAAAGTTGGCGAAGGCGATAAAGCACGTGCCCTCTTCGAAAAACTAAAAAAGAAGTACCAAGAAAGATTAGAGTATTATGCTTCTACAAGTTTAGACGAACAATACAGCAATATTGATGATATCATCGCAGATATGGAAGCATACAGACGTAATATAGATATCATTATCACTAATGATAATGAAGATATGGCCGAGAAAGAAACATTGATATTCAACGAGTACATCGACAAGTTTCAACACTTCTACAAAGATGAAGATGATATGGACATGCGTGAAGAAATGCAACAGCCCAATCCAGATATGATGGATACGGTACCAGTATCTGATACTATTCTACCAGACAATACCAAAACCGAGATCATAGAATAA